The Schistocerca cancellata isolate TAMUIC-IGC-003103 chromosome 4, iqSchCanc2.1, whole genome shotgun sequence genome contains a region encoding:
- the LOC126183470 gene encoding uncharacterized protein LOC126183470 codes for MATFPEKRKDEVSPCENDFGTFNPEFATELSNKLEHISPRNEEVSTIDMYDDRLHEMTASYSEISFDSLTSPPDASIFENRSFGGSPCSDEMACKKKSDSEGARFEPQDSDNKRPDKLELQRCAESSALQKKNVQSIHKTLQDLHLEGTVTTEGDMVLFVAEDLETKIKLSSPITKKGDTPPFPGSRISTPCLYRQALMPQLPSVDPNVLNDLEQEVRRLATSVDTLTENLAGILHSVSAITVECLETYRDAVCKTCDAVDSNIKLMYQLMAKCEELSKFMTRIYKLSEQLKAIKKLLDLFENAVST; via the exons ATGGCAACATTTCCAGAAAAACGGAAAGATGAAGTTTCTCCATGCGAAAATGATTTCGGAACTTTTAATCCGGAATTTGCTACAGAATTATCCAACAAATTGGAACACATATCACCAAGAAACGAAGAAGTTTCTACAATTGATATGTATGATGATCGG CTGCACGAGATGACAGCTTCGTATTCAGAAATATCATTCGATTCACTAACGTCACCTCCAGATGCTTCAATTTTTGAAAATCGCTCGTTTGGTGGGTCTCCGTGCTCAGACGAAATGGCTTGCAAGAAGAAGAGTGACTCGGAGGGTGCAAGGTTTGAGCCGCAGGACAGCGATAATAAACGACCTGACAAGCTGGAGCTACAGAGGTGTGCTGAAAGTTCCGCGTTGCAGAAAAAGAATGTACAGTCTATTCATAAGACATTGCAGGATTTGCATTTGGAGGGCACTGTTACTACGGAAGGTGATATGGTGTTATTCGTTGCAGAAGACCTGGAAACCAAAATAAAGCTCTCAAGTCCTATTACAAAGAAAGGTG ATACGCCTCCGTTTCCTGGATCGCGGATTTCAACTCCTTGTCTTTATAGACAAGCATTAATGCCACAGCTTCCTTCTGTTGATCCCAATGTTCTAAATGACTTGGAGCAGGAAGTGAGGAGGTTAGCTACATCTGTCGATACCCTAACAGAAAACCTAGCAGGGATTTTGCACAGT GTATCAGCTATTACAGTTGAGTGTCTGGAAACATACAGGGATGCCGTTTGCAAAACATGTGATGCTGTTGATTCAAATATTAAG tTGATGTACCAGCTCATGGCTAAATGTGAAGAGCTGAGCAAGTTCATGACACGAATATACAAACTTTCTGAACAACT